A single window of Silurus meridionalis isolate SWU-2019-XX chromosome 11, ASM1480568v1, whole genome shotgun sequence DNA harbors:
- the rasgef1bb gene encoding ras-GEF domain-containing family member 1B-B isoform X2 encodes MPQTTPFAAQFPQNPYGGGPTRYKPAEESYGGLRYHDNSLVSGSLEALIQHLVPTVDYSPDRSYIFTFLLSSRLFLHPYDLMSRVCYLCVEHHRVGDPQIDKKRIRDIAPKIVQLLTEWTETFPYDFRDERMMRSLKEMTHRLAFGDELSRRAMQRLIQRLLRKLTILGQYEESLVTSGSAVAAVTASSSTAAEKPSALKAKQHIRREECILNVCDDPFILAQQLTHIEMERLGYIGPEEFVQAFIQKRPADNHKGFFSKRRVGNLEAYVEWFNRLSYLVATEICLPVKKKHRARVLEFFIDVARECFNIGNFNSLMAIITGMNMSPVSRLKKTWGKVNTDKFEILEHQMDPSNNFYSYRTALRGATQRSATAHTTREKIVIPFFSLFIKDIYFLNEGCSSRLPNGHINFEKFWELARQVSEFLAWRQVICPFERDRKTLQYLISVPVFTDDELQLASYESEGPENNLERDTRRSLR; translated from the exons ATGCCCCAGACGACGCCATTCGCAGCCCAGTTTCCTCAGAACCCCTACGGAGGAGGTCCTACTCGCTACAAACCTGCAGAGGAGAGCTACGGAGGGCTGAGATATCACGACAACAGCCTGGTATCAGGATCGCTTGAGGCTCTCATACAGCACCTCGTCCCCACTGTGGATTATTCACCGGAT AGGTCGTACATCTTCACCTTCCTGCTGAGCTCACGTCTCTTCCTGCATCCCTACGATCTCATGTCCAGGGTGTGTTACCTTTGTGTGGAGCATCACCGAGTCGGCGACCCTCAGATCGATaag AAGCGAATCCGTGACATCGCACCCAAGATCGTGCAGCTTCTCACCGAGTGGACGGAGACGTTTCCGTACGACTTCCGGGACGAGCGAATGATGCGCAGCCTGAAGGAGATGACGCATCGGCTGGCTTTCGGGGACGAG CTGTCTCGGAGAGCGATGCAGCGTCTGATCCAGCGGCTCCTGCGCAAACTCACCATCCTGGGACAGTACGAGGAGTCTCTGGTGACATCCGGCTCGGCGGTCGCCGCGGTTACGGCGTCCTCGTCTACGGCGGCGGAGAAACCGTCTGCTCTGAAGGCGAAGCAGCACATCCGGAGGGAGGAGTGTATCCTGAACGTGTGCGACGATCCGTTCATCCTCGCTCAGCAGCTCACACACATCGAGATG GAGAGACTCGGGTACATCGGACCTGAGGAGTTCGTCCAGGCGTTCATTCAGAAAAGACCTGCTGATAATCACAAA ggtttttttagTAAACGGAGAGTCGGTAACCTGGAGGCGTACGTCGAGTGGTTTAATCGTCTCAGCTACCTGGTTGCCACAGAAATTTGCTTG ccggTGAAGAAGAAGCACAGAGCTCGAGTCTTAGAGTTTTTCATCGACGTGGCTCGGGAATGCTTCAACATTGGCAACTTTAACTCCTTAATGGCGATCATCA CTGGGATGAACATGAGTCCCGTCTCCAGGCTGAAGAAAACCTGGGGCAAAGTCAACACGGATAAGTTTGAGATACTGGAG catcaAATGGATCCATCTAATAACTTCTATAGCTACAGAACTGCACTGCGAGGAGCCACTCAGAGATCAGCTACGGCTCACACCACCAGAGAAAAG aTCGTTATTCCTTTCTTCAGCTTGTTCATTAAGGACATCTACTTCCTGAACGAGGGCTGCTCCAGCCGCCTCCCGAACggacacatcaactttgag AAATTCTGGGAGCTGGCCAGGCAAGTGAGCGAGTTCTTAGCGTGGAGGCAGGTGATCTGTCCGTtcgagagagacagaaaaactcTGCAGTACCTCATCAGTGTTCCCGTCTTCACAGACGACG AGCTGCAGTTGGCTTCGTATGAGAGCGAAGGACCAGAGAACAACCTGGAGAGAGATACACGCCGCTCCCTCAGGTAA
- the rasgef1bb gene encoding ras-GEF domain-containing family member 1B-B isoform X1, with translation MPQTTPFAAQFPQNPYGGGPTRYKPAEESYGGLRYHDNSLVSGSLEALIQHLVPTVDYSPDRSYIFTFLLSSRLFLHPYDLMSRVCYLCVEHHRVGDPQIDKKRIRDIAPKIVQLLTEWTETFPYDFRDERMMRSLKEMTHRLAFGDELSRRAMQRLIQRLLRKLTILGQYEESLVTSGSAVAAVTASSSTAAEKPSALKAKQHIRREECILNVCDDPFILAQQLTHIEMERLGYIGPEEFVQAFIQKRPADNHKGFFSKRRVGNLEAYVEWFNRLSYLVATEICLPVKKKHRARVLEFFIDVARECFNIGNFNSLMAIITGMNMSPVSRLKKTWGKVNTDKFEILEHQMDPSNNFYSYRTALRGATQRSATAHTTREKIVIPFFSLFIKDIYFLNEGCSSRLPNGHINFEKFWELARQVSEFLAWRQVICPFERDRKTLQYLISVPVFTDDELQLASYESEGPENNLERDTRRSLRSSLSRM, from the exons ATGCCCCAGACGACGCCATTCGCAGCCCAGTTTCCTCAGAACCCCTACGGAGGAGGTCCTACTCGCTACAAACCTGCAGAGGAGAGCTACGGAGGGCTGAGATATCACGACAACAGCCTGGTATCAGGATCGCTTGAGGCTCTCATACAGCACCTCGTCCCCACTGTGGATTATTCACCGGAT AGGTCGTACATCTTCACCTTCCTGCTGAGCTCACGTCTCTTCCTGCATCCCTACGATCTCATGTCCAGGGTGTGTTACCTTTGTGTGGAGCATCACCGAGTCGGCGACCCTCAGATCGATaag AAGCGAATCCGTGACATCGCACCCAAGATCGTGCAGCTTCTCACCGAGTGGACGGAGACGTTTCCGTACGACTTCCGGGACGAGCGAATGATGCGCAGCCTGAAGGAGATGACGCATCGGCTGGCTTTCGGGGACGAG CTGTCTCGGAGAGCGATGCAGCGTCTGATCCAGCGGCTCCTGCGCAAACTCACCATCCTGGGACAGTACGAGGAGTCTCTGGTGACATCCGGCTCGGCGGTCGCCGCGGTTACGGCGTCCTCGTCTACGGCGGCGGAGAAACCGTCTGCTCTGAAGGCGAAGCAGCACATCCGGAGGGAGGAGTGTATCCTGAACGTGTGCGACGATCCGTTCATCCTCGCTCAGCAGCTCACACACATCGAGATG GAGAGACTCGGGTACATCGGACCTGAGGAGTTCGTCCAGGCGTTCATTCAGAAAAGACCTGCTGATAATCACAAA ggtttttttagTAAACGGAGAGTCGGTAACCTGGAGGCGTACGTCGAGTGGTTTAATCGTCTCAGCTACCTGGTTGCCACAGAAATTTGCTTG ccggTGAAGAAGAAGCACAGAGCTCGAGTCTTAGAGTTTTTCATCGACGTGGCTCGGGAATGCTTCAACATTGGCAACTTTAACTCCTTAATGGCGATCATCA CTGGGATGAACATGAGTCCCGTCTCCAGGCTGAAGAAAACCTGGGGCAAAGTCAACACGGATAAGTTTGAGATACTGGAG catcaAATGGATCCATCTAATAACTTCTATAGCTACAGAACTGCACTGCGAGGAGCCACTCAGAGATCAGCTACGGCTCACACCACCAGAGAAAAG aTCGTTATTCCTTTCTTCAGCTTGTTCATTAAGGACATCTACTTCCTGAACGAGGGCTGCTCCAGCCGCCTCCCGAACggacacatcaactttgag AAATTCTGGGAGCTGGCCAGGCAAGTGAGCGAGTTCTTAGCGTGGAGGCAGGTGATCTGTCCGTtcgagagagacagaaaaactcTGCAGTACCTCATCAGTGTTCCCGTCTTCACAGACGACG AGCTGCAGTTGGCTTCGTATGAGAGCGAAGGACCAGAGAACAACCTGGAGAGAGATACACGCCGCTCCCTCAG GTCGTCCCTCAGCAGGATGTAG